The Longimicrobium sp. genomic sequence CGCTCCCCATCGCCGGGTCGACGATGCGCAGGGAGAGGAGCGCGTCCACCGCGCGGTCCTCGAGCGACGCGGCCTCGCGCGCCAGCCGCGCGGCGGACTCGGGGGGCGCGTCGCCCAGGCGCTCGCGGCGAACGGCCGCCTCCTGCACGGCGGCGCGGTAGGCGGCCTCGCGCTCGGCCAGCGCCGGGGCCACGGCCTCGGCGACCACGAAGTCCACGATCCACCGCGGCAGCGCGCCGGAGGGCGACGCCTTGCGCTCGCCGCGCGGGTCGACGAGGAGGGGGCGGCCGCGCTCGTCCGCGGCGAGACGCAAGCCGTGGACGCCGTCGAGCACGCCCGCCACCTCGTCGGGCCCCAGCGCCGAGAAGTCGTACGGCCGCCCCTCCGCGTCGCGCGACAGCTTGTCGAGCGCGGGGACGAGGAAGAAGTCCGAGACGGTGTGGTCGCGGAGGAAGCGCCCCGCCGGCGTGTCGGCGGTGAAGATGCCGCCGTACGCGGCGAGGCCCAGCGACGCGCTGCCGCGGCCCACCAGGTCGAAGACGGCGGTGAGGTCGCGCCAGATGTCGGCGGACTGCGGCGAGAGCGGCTGCCCGGGCGCGCGCAGCGACGCCAGCCGCTCGCGCATGGCCGCCATCCCGTGGCGTGCGTACGGCCCGTCGCGCGGCAGGAGCCCGCGCGCCTCGGCGCTCAGCAGGAAAAGGACACGCGCGAGGAGGAGGAGGGTGCCGGCGAACACGTCGGCGAGCGATGCCTCCGTCTCCTGCGCCACGCCGCGCCGGCGGCGCCCGTCCACGAACCCGGCCGCCAGCCGCTCGAACACGTCGGCCGACACGGCCAGCCGCAGCGCGCGCTCCACCGCGGCCGCATCGGCGGGCGCGCGCACGGGCGCGGGCGGCGCGGCGGTCGTCACGCGCGTCTCCGGGCGACTGCAGTCCGGAGTCGCGGGCGCGCGCGTACGGGCGTGTGCAGGTCGTGCATCAGGATGTGGCCGGGAAAACGGCGGGGGGATGGACCGACAGCCCGGAATGTCAGCGCGAAGGGGGAGGAAGTCAACGGGGATGTTGGAGACACTTGTTTGCAGGAAGCGGGCCGGCGCCGCCACTTCTCCCTGAAATTCCCGTTGAAAGGATCACCCCGTCCGCCGCTCTCGCCGTCCGTCCTCCGATCAGGGCAAACATTTGTCCCCCGCGCAGGCCGGGCGATCTCCCCGCCCGGCCGCCGGCCTCGTCAACCGGAACGGTCGCAAGGCATTGGGACGCATCCGCATAGGCGGGTCCGGCATAATTCAAATGTTTATACGCGGATCATGGCCCGATATCTTCATCCGCGGCCTCGCTGATCGGGGAAGACTCCCCACACGGCTCACGATCTCCCACTGAGGAAGCGAATCAAGATGAAGACGACGGGCTATCTGGCCGCGGCGCTGGCGGCGATCACCCTGACGGCGTGCGGCGACGGCACGGGAAGCGATCTCACACCGGGCTCGCTGGCCTTCACCTACGAGGGTGCGCGGAGCGGATCGTACAGCGCCAGCGGCACCTTCGAGCGCGCCAGCGACAGCACCTTCGCCAAGCAGCCGTTCGCCGTCGGCGCGAAGGGGAGCGACGGCGCGAACGCGTTCGTCAGCATCCTCTCCTACCTGCCGGTGACGGCTGCGACGGGACACATGGTCCTCTTCGCGCTCCCGAACGTCACCGCGCCCACCACGCTGAACGTGGACGCGGGGTGCGCCACGGCGGAGTGCCCGGCGATCGCCGTCGTCTTCGACACCAACCCCGACGAGAGCGAGGACGAGGCGGACTTCTACGTCTTCGAGAGCGGCACCATCGAGGTGACGTCGGTCTCCTCCAGCCGCATGCGCGGCACCTTCAGCGGCACCGCGACGGAGTTCTTCGGCGACCAGTCGATCACCGTCACCAACGGCACCTTCGACGTGCCGCTGGTGAACCCGCGCTTCCTCCTCACCCGCACCCTCCCCGCGGCGCGGATCGAGAGCCGGCAGCGCTGAGATCTCCCCATCGGACGAAAAACGGCCAGGTCTCACGCGGAGCAGCGGAGGCAGCAGAGCAGCCTCCGCTGCTCCGCGTGGGCGTCTGGATCAGATGGAGACGCCCGCGAGGAGGTCGACGCTGAGCGCGTCCACCAGCTCCGCGGCCAGGTCGGGAACGTCGCGCTCCTCGCCGGGCTCGGGACGCGGCGGAGCGGTGGACACGCCCATGCGCACGGTACGCAGCGAGCCCAGCACCTGCTCGGCCGCGGCGCGATGCTCGGGCTCGTCGTGCTGCGTGGCCACGCGCAGCGCGTGGGTGGCGGCCAGCTGCCCGCGGTCGGGGTCGCCCAGCACGGCGGCGCCCTCGGCCAGCGCGACCAGCGCCTGCGCCACCGCGTCGTGGTCGGGGTGCTCGTCCACCAGCCGCCACGTCTCCGACCACATGGCCGCGAAGGCCCGACGGTCGCCCAGGCCGGCGGCCGCGCGCGCCATGCTGGCCACTACCACGCGCTGCTCGGCCACGCGGTCCACGTGGTTCAGCACCGCGCGGAAGACGCGGAGCGCCTCGTCGTAGCGCTCGTGCCGCAGCCAGAAGCGCGCGACGTCGCTCGCCAGGTCCACCAGCCGGGGGTGGCGGCGCCCGTACGCCCGGAATGCGCGCCACGCCCACCCCTCGGCCTCGTCGTCCAGCCCGTGAGCCACGGCGATGCAGAACAGGTCGTGCATCGCCTGCGGCCGCACGTCCCACAGCGCGTGCCGCCGCCCGATGCGCAGCGCGCGCAGGAACCAGTTGCGCGCCGCGCGCACGTCGCCGCGCTCGAGGTTCACCGTTCCCAGCCCCAGGCACGCGAGCCCGTAGTAGCGCCAGTCGCGGGCGCGGCGCGCCAGCCCCAGCGCGCGCCTGAACCACGTCTCCGCGCGGCGGTACTCGGCGTTGCGGCGGGCGAGCTGGCCCACCTCGTAGGCGGGGCCCGGCTGCTCGGGCGTGGCCAGCGCGGCGCTCTGCGCGAAGGCCAGCGCGGTGCGCGGCAGTCCCTGCTTCTCGGCCCAGCGGCTCACCGCCTCGCAGGCGCGGGTCACCTGCGCGCCGGCGTGGCGCGAGCGGCTCTCCAGCGCGCGGCCGATCGTCTCCAGCGGCAGCCGCAGCTCGCGCAGCGTACCCAGCGCCGCCATGCGCTCGCGCCGGCGCCGCCCCTGTCCCGACGCGAACAGGCGAACCCGGCCCTCGGGCGCGGTGGTGGACCACAGGTCCACGTCGCGCGTAACCTGCCACAGCGCCACCCCCAGCCCGCCGCTCACCTCCTCGAGCACGCGGTGCCCCTCGAAGGGCTCGCCGGCGGCGGTCAGCCCCGGCGGCACGATCCACAGGCGCCCCGCACGCCTGCCACGCTTCGCAAGCCGCTCCTCCGTCATCTTTGGTGCTCCGGACGTCTCGTTGGTCAGACATATACCACGGCCAAAAAGACACGATAACGATCGTCCGGGCAGTGCGCTATTGCACGGGGTGCATTCGAAAGTGAACAGGCCGGAAAAACGGAAAGTCGGCCGGATCTGACCGGAAGAAAGCCATGGGCGGCGCCGCATCACGGCAACGGGTGGTTCTCGGGAGAGAGAAAGAAGTGGACGAAACCACGAAATCGGGACCCTGAAAAAACCGGTACGAACCGTGTGGAAGTGCGCCAGAGTTCCCGTAGGCGGCGTAGATGTAAAGGTTTACGGTTTAGGCACGAGTGGCGCGACAGCGGAACGCCTTCGTGTCCACAGATGCGCGGAGCCCCTCCGCCGGGTGGGCGGAGGGGCTCCGGATCGCCGTGACGGCGGAGGCTTACTTGCCGAAGATGCCGATGCCGTAGCGGCAGGGCTCCGCGCTGCAGCGGGCCATGGTCACCTTCACGCGGTACGTGGACGAGCGGCGGGGCTCCACCGACACCACCGGGTAGTCGTCCACCTGCAGGTCGCTGTCGATCTCGCGGCCGGCCGGGTCGTACAGGGTGAGGTCCAGGTCGGTGCAGTCGTTGTCGCAGGCGCCCATGATCTGGTACAGGGTGCCGATGTCCAGGTTGACCTCGACGAACTCGCTCTCGCCGTTGTCGAGCGAGCCGGTGAAGATCCGGTGCGTCATGGTGTAGCCCCGGCTCTCCACCGCGCGGCCGTACTGCTGGAGGAGGCGGCGCACCTGCTGGGTCCACTCGTCCTGCTGCCGGGGCGTGGCGGCGGTGGTCGAAAGGAACATGCCGGCAACGGCGGTAAGGACGATGGCAACGCGCTTCATGAGGGTCCTCCTGCGGGTACGGTGAGGTAAGCAGCCGCGGATGGGGCGGCGGGATGGTGGGCGGGGGGAGGGAGCCTGGCCGTGAAGAAATCACCGACGGCCATGTGGCTCTTCAACTTGCATCGGGAACAACTGCGTGTCAACTGCTCCCGCTCCCCGGTGCAGCCGCCGCTCCGTTCGCCATCGAACGCAGTTTTTCGCGCGGCGGCATCGACGCTCGATCGAGCGCGGAGGATGTCGCCGCGCGCGCTCAGCCGGCGTTGCGGGTGGCTTCGCTGCGGACGGGGCGGAAGGTGGCGTCGCGGTTCAGCCCCATCTCCTGCTGCTCCGCGGGCGACGAGCCGGCGGGCGAGCGCCCCGTCGTCGGGCTTCATCGCCATCGCATGGGAGTATCGAGATGCGGGGCGGCGGACGGCGGCCTCGCGCGCGTGGTGATCACGCAAGCGGCGCTCCCGGCAGGCGCGTCCTGCCCCGCGGCGGAATGGCGCGGGGACGCGGCGGCCCGTATCTTTCCATCCCTTTTCGAGATGCTGTTCCATCCGGCGCCCCGGGGGTCGGGCGCGGCGGAGGGCAGGAGGTCCGCACCATGGCAAGCACCGTCACCAACAAGCTCGTGGCCGTTCCCACGGGGCCGCGCGAGCCCGAGCCGGCGCACGAGCAGCGCAACCCCGGCACCCTGCTGGACCTGGACTGGGTCGCCGAGGTCCGCGTCAACCGCAGCGCCGTGGAGCGCCGCGCGGGCACCATCGGCACGCGCCGCACGGTCAAGAAGGACTGGCAGGCCGCCTGGCTCCTGCGCGCCATCACCCTGATGGACCTGACCACGCTCTCGGGCGACGACACCGCCGGCACCGTGCGCCGCCTGTGCGCCAAGGCCCGTCAGCCGGTGCGCGAGGACGTGCTCGAGGGGCTGGGCGCGGCCGGTCTCCCCGTGCGCTGCGCCGCCGTCTGCGTCTACCACCGCTTCGTGGAGGTCGCCGTCGAGGCGCTGCGCGGCTCGGGGATCCCCGTCGCCGCGGTGTCGACCGGCTTCCCCGCGGGGCTCTCGCCCTTCCGCCAGCGGATCGAGGAGATCCACGCCTCGGTCGACGCGGGCGCGGAGGAGATCGACATCGTCATCACCCGCGAGCTGGTGCTGACCGGCCAGTGGGAGGCGCTGTACGACGAGGTGAAGGCCATGCGCGAGGCGTGCGGCCCGGCGCACCTGAAGACGATCCTGGCCACGGGCGAGCTGGCCACGCTGCGCAACGTGGCGCGCGCGTCGCTGGTGTGCATGATGGCCGGCGCGGACTTCATCAAGACCAGCACGGGGAAGGAGAGCCGCAACGCCGAGCTCCCCGTGGGGCTGACCATGGCGCGCTGCATCCGCGAGTACCGCGAGCGCACGGGCCACGACGTGGGGCTGAAGCCCGCGGGCGGCATCCGCGCGGCCAAGGACGCGCTGGTGTGGATGCTGATGATGAAGGAGGAGCTGGGGACGGAGTGGCTGAAGCCGTCGCTCTTCCGCTTCGGCGCCAGCTCGCTGCTGGGCGACATCGAGCGCCAGCTGGAGCATCACCTCACCGGCCGCTACTCCGCCTCGCACCGCCATCCGATGGCGTAGCCGCGCTCGTCCGCGCGGGCAGCCGAAGCCCTCCCGGCCGATCGTCGGGAGGGCATCGATTTTCGTGGCAATCCGGCGATTGCGTGATGCAGGAATGGGTCTGATATGACGGCATTGTCTGCGAATAAAGTGATTAAAGTGAATCAGTCCGGCCGATCGCGGTGCCCGAGCACGCGAACAGCCGCCTCAAATCAAGAAAAATTCGAATAAAGTAAATAAAGTGGCGAATGAACTGGAAAGAGCTTACAATCTCCGGCTCATCGTCCAACCAGCTTCCACCGCGACGCGCGCGTGCGCCCGGTAAGCTCGACCAGGCCGAGAGTGCGCAGCGAGTACAGCGTCTCCTGCACGACCTGGCGTGGCGACGCGGTACGCAGCCCGGCTTCGATCTCTCGCAATGGAGCCGGACCGATCGTCGCCAGGACCTCGAGGACCTCCTGCTGTGCCCGAGAGAGGTTGCGGCTCACGCGGGTCGGCGGAACGTAGCCGAGCGGGAAGAAGCGCACGACGACCTCGCCGCCTCGCTCTTCGAACTCCGGCTCCACGAGCCCGGCCTGCCCGGTGAGCTCCACGATCTTCAGCGTGCCCCGCCCCCACGAATCGATCACTCCCCGGCGATAGAAGACGCTGGCCATCAGCGGGTTCCAGGGTTGCGACGTGTGGGGACGCTTGAGATCCGCCGCGGTCAGGCCGAAGGGAATCCGGCCGGTGTTGGTGATCTCCAGGCGGTCGTCGTAGATGGCGATGCCGACCGAGCCGCCGGGCATGGCGTAGTCGCGATGGCAGAGCGCGTTCGCGAGCGCCTCGCGCAAGGCCGCGGGCGGGTACAGCGGATCGTCTTCGCGCTCGAACAGGTGCGGCACGACGCGTCCGGCCACCGGAAGATGATCGCGGAGGAAGCGCTGCGCCCGCTGGAGGAGCTCGAACGCGTTCCCGACCTCCTGCCGGTTGTCGATGAACTCCGTCTTGTCCACGCCGCGGAACCGGGCGAGGCGAAGCAGGCACTGCGGATACGCGGGCATGAGGCGGCTGCCGTCTCCGAACAGCACGACGGCGCCGTTGAGCACCTTCCCGTCTTCCATGAGCCTGAGGCCGCGCAGCAGCTCCTCCGGGTCGCGCGTGCCGGGGTCTTCCAGCCGAAGCCGGCGGACCGCCTCGTCGGCCGTGCGGACGATCTCCGCCGCGTCGAGGTCCTTCACCCCGAAGCCGTGGGCGGGGAGCAGCTCCCACCGGGCGGAGGCGTGCGACCGCTCCAGCAGCAGGCGCCGGTAATGATCCTGCGGCATCACGATGGTAGACGAGCCCAGGCGCACGTAGGGGCGTCCATCGTAGGTGAACGGGCCGCCGGTGTTGCCGGGGATGGAGAGAACCAGCGCCTCCCGGCCGTCGCTCACCGGCACCCGCTCCGGGGTGATGGCGGGGAGCGGATCGATGCGCCGGAGCTCGTGCACCAGGTCTTCGACCGTCTTCGCCGTCACCGTCATCCCGTGGATCCGGCCGCCGTCGTCGACGCCGAACAGGATGAAGCCGCCGCTGCCGTTCAGCATGGCGCAGGCGGTCCGCGCGCCCTCGGAGCGCTGGCCGGTGGTGAGCTTGAACTCGATCTGCGGCGATTCACCGCCAGACGTCAGGGCGTCGAGCTCGGCGACGGTCATCGGTGGCTTGCGGCGGAGGGAAGTCGTGGCGAGCCGGATGAAGCCTGTATTCTACATTTTAGACATCCGAAGCGCCATGGGGCCGTCGCACGGCCGCATTGCCCGATGGGCGGGGCGGGAGATAACGTTCCGCATGGGCGCGAAACCTTTCGCGACCCGGTTCCGTTCAACACGGCCATGACCGACCCGACCCCCAAGCCGGTGCCGCTGGAGCAGACGCGGCAACGGATCGTAGAGCAGCTCTGCGACCACTACGCCGCCGAGAACCTCACCGACGAGGCGCTCGAGGACCGGCTGACCAGGGCCTACGCCGCCACCAGCGTGGCCACGCTGCAGGAGCTGGTGGCCGACCTGCCGGTGCAGTCCGCCACCGCCGCCGCGTCGC encodes the following:
- a CDS encoding ATP-binding protein, yielding MTVAELDALTSGGESPQIEFKLTTGQRSEGARTACAMLNGSGGFILFGVDDGGRIHGMTVTAKTVEDLVHELRRIDPLPAITPERVPVSDGREALVLSIPGNTGGPFTYDGRPYVRLGSSTIVMPQDHYRRLLLERSHASARWELLPAHGFGVKDLDAAEIVRTADEAVRRLRLEDPGTRDPEELLRGLRLMEDGKVLNGAVVLFGDGSRLMPAYPQCLLRLARFRGVDKTEFIDNRQEVGNAFELLQRAQRFLRDHLPVAGRVVPHLFEREDDPLYPPAALREALANALCHRDYAMPGGSVGIAIYDDRLEITNTGRIPFGLTAADLKRPHTSQPWNPLMASVFYRRGVIDSWGRGTLKIVELTGQAGLVEPEFEERGGEVVVRFFPLGYVPPTRVSRNLSRAQQEVLEVLATIGPAPLREIEAGLRTASPRQVVQETLYSLRTLGLVELTGRTRASRWKLVGR
- a CDS encoding tetratricopeptide repeat protein; translation: MTEERLAKRGRRAGRLWIVPPGLTAAGEPFEGHRVLEEVSGGLGVALWQVTRDVDLWSTTAPEGRVRLFASGQGRRRRERMAALGTLRELRLPLETIGRALESRSRHAGAQVTRACEAVSRWAEKQGLPRTALAFAQSAALATPEQPGPAYEVGQLARRNAEYRRAETWFRRALGLARRARDWRYYGLACLGLGTVNLERGDVRAARNWFLRALRIGRRHALWDVRPQAMHDLFCIAVAHGLDDEAEGWAWRAFRAYGRRHPRLVDLASDVARFWLRHERYDEALRVFRAVLNHVDRVAEQRVVVASMARAAAGLGDRRAFAAMWSETWRLVDEHPDHDAVAQALVALAEGAAVLGDPDRGQLAATHALRVATQHDEPEHRAAAEQVLGSLRTVRMGVSTAPPRPEPGEERDVPDLAAELVDALSVDLLAGVSI
- the deoC gene encoding deoxyribose-phosphate aldolase, producing MASTVTNKLVAVPTGPREPEPAHEQRNPGTLLDLDWVAEVRVNRSAVERRAGTIGTRRTVKKDWQAAWLLRAITLMDLTTLSGDDTAGTVRRLCAKARQPVREDVLEGLGAAGLPVRCAAVCVYHRFVEVAVEALRGSGIPVAAVSTGFPAGLSPFRQRIEEIHASVDAGAEEIDIVITRELVLTGQWEALYDEVKAMREACGPAHLKTILATGELATLRNVARASLVCMMAGADFIKTSTGKESRNAELPVGLTMARCIREYRERTGHDVGLKPAGGIRAAKDALVWMLMMKEELGTEWLKPSLFRFGASSLLGDIERQLEHHLTGRYSASHRHPMA